ttaaagtatCTAGCCCaaagattaatttttatatacttgATTAATCTTTGCTCTCGTTTTTGATTATCTGAAACTGAAATCTGCGTATAATGAAATCACAAATAGTAattctcatatatttttttctgacAAAACAATAACTGCTTGAGTAGTTTATACATGGTGTGATTTAGAAACGCACTACTGAAGCCCCTTTGTTCACCACCTATTTTGTTTTGCGCCTCTACATGTTTGAGTAAATGCTTGATACTGTAAACGTTCAAGCTTCGTATAGCATTCCAACTTCAATCCGTTGCTGCGGTGGAATCCCAAGAGCAGGCAAACCAGATCTACAGTTATTGTGCATAACTTCATAAAAGCTAAGCACAAATTTATCAAACCAGTTACAGTTTGGGCCAATGTAAAATCTAGTCTTTCCACGAACATGAACTACCCCGGCAAGCCTTGCTTCTTCTAAGTTCGAAGTCTCTTCTTCAGTCTCTTCAGAATCAGAAAGATTCTCTTGAGACTGATGCTTCTGTATATGTCTTGCCAAACTACTAATGACTTGATCAACAAAATGATCTCCTTCCAAATTTAGAGCATCTGCATAGCCATACTGAATCATACAGCAATATACCCCTTTGAGATTTGATTTCTTGATCACAATCCTATCTTGTGGAGCAACCTTTGGAACTAACAAATATCTAAGAGTAGTGAATACTGTGACCTTATGAAGGGATTTCATGTTCTTTATGTAGTGTCCAAGAATAGGAGTCAACCCGTCTTGAATGTTGGTATAAAAGAAGCATAGCCCAGGAACCCTATTAACACTGCGGTCAGCTAAAAGCTCTTCAAGTCTCTCAAAGGTTATTTTGTGGGTTAATTCGTAATCAGTCTTTCTTTGTCTACCATAAAACCAACCAAACATGATGAAAGCAAGGATGAATGATATGGCAAAAGGAATCCATCCACCTTCAGCAAACTTGGTGAAAACTGCACTAACATAAACCCCTTCCATCACAAAAAATACAACGAAGTATAGGCAAACCAGCACAGCAGGAGTCCTCCATATCATGATCATGACTAGTGTAAGCAATATAGTGGTGATAAGCATAACTAGGCTCACAACAACACCTGCAATAAATGCCACACAAACATCAGACTACTGCATAGATTACTGGTAGATGCTGTATAGTTTCATATACTAAATAGAAGCAAGTCTAAGGTCGCCTATGGCCATAGCTATAATAATATGTAGATGTAAGAAACTGTGACagattgtttaaatttatgatggAGAAGAACTGTCTGAGTCTTGGATGCAGAATATCTTGTGTCGCCCCAGATATTGTACTTTGACATACTTTTATAAACAGAAGCCTTCTGTTAATCTAAAATGTATGAATCATTGGCtgatttcaatttcaaaaaggGTAACCCAAAAACTGTTATAAAATGGAATTCTTTTCTCTTAATCAGGTGGTAACTATTTAAGGTTATCTAAGCAAACATAGGGCTTGAGAAGCAGACATACCAAAAGCATTTCCTATATCTTTTCCATCTCCAAAAATAAGTATCACTGCTACGCAAAGGACCATCAGGATGTAGTTCACTTCAGGGGAGTAAACCTCTCCTTCTTTATTTTTAGATGTGTGGACAACCTTTACTCTAGGAAAATAATCCAGAACTACTGATTGCTTGATTACAGAAAAGGTGGCTGATACTAATGATTGGCtagcaacaacagcagcagAAGTGGCAATGACAAAGATGGGCCAGTAGACTGAAGTTGGTATAAATTTGTAGAAGCCATCATCATGATCATTGGGATGCTTGATCAAGTAAGCTGTCTGTCCAGCATAAGTCAGAACTAAAGATGGGTAGATTGTGAACAGAAACGCTATCTGTTATCAAATTAACACAGAAGAAAAGAGTATAAGATAATAATTGGCCGAGAAGGATGCGCAAC
This genomic stretch from Vigna radiata var. radiata cultivar VC1973A chromosome 7, Vradiata_ver6, whole genome shotgun sequence harbors:
- the LOC106766977 gene encoding potassium transporter 6 isoform X2, whose translation is MESHVQHPSSNDVVVNVRGDSDSDSRRLNPTDHAFSSQQQQQLLEGKERRESLVLAYKTLGVVFGGLVTSPLYVYPSMPLKSPTEDDYLGIYSIMFWTLTLIGVVKYANVAIRADDHGEGGTFALYSLLCRHVNIGILPPKDVGLNTIKDVQKRTLLAKFFQTSLVARRLLLFVAMLGTCMLIGDGILTPAISVLSAMDGLRAPFPSVSKCSEAMFADLGHFNPKSIQIAFLFTIYPSLVLTYAGQTAYLIKHPNDHDDGFYKFIPTSVYWPIFVIATSAAVVASQSLVSATFSVIKQSVVLDYFPRVKVVHTSKNKEGEVYSPEVNYILMVLCVAVILIFGDGKDIGNAFGVVVSLVMLITTILLTLVMIMIWRTPAVLVCLYFVVFFVMEGVYVSAVFTKFAEGGWIPFAISFILAFIMFGWFYGRQRKTDYELTHKITFERLEELLADRSVNRVPGLCFFYTNIQDGLTPILGHYIKNMKSLHKVTVFTTLRYLLVPKVAPQDRIVIKKSNLKGVYCCMIQYGYADALNLEGDHFVDQVISSLARHIQKHQSQENLSDSEETEEETSNLEEARLAGVVHVRGKTRFYIGPNCNWFDKFVLSFYEVMHNNCRSGLPALGIPPQQRIEVGMLYEA
- the LOC106766977 gene encoding potassium transporter 26 isoform X1, which produces MESHVQHPSSNDVVVNVRGDSDSDSRRLNPTDHAFSSQQQQQLLEGKERRESLVLAYKTLGVVFGGLVTSPLYVYPSMPLKSPTEDDYLGIYSIMFWTLTLIGVVKYANVAIRADDHGEGGTFALYSLLCRHVNIGILPPKDVGLNTIKDVQKRTLLAKFFQTSLVARRLLLFVAMLGTCMLIGDGILTPAISVLSAMDGLRAPFPSVSKSLVEALSAVVLIVLFLLQKFGTSRVSFLFSPIMGAWTLSTPLVGVYSIIHHYPSIFKALSPHYIFHFFWRNGKSGWLLLGGTVLCITGSEAMFADLGHFNPKSIQIAFLFTIYPSLVLTYAGQTAYLIKHPNDHDDGFYKFIPTSVYWPIFVIATSAAVVASQSLVSATFSVIKQSVVLDYFPRVKVVHTSKNKEGEVYSPEVNYILMVLCVAVILIFGDGKDIGNAFGVVVSLVMLITTILLTLVMIMIWRTPAVLVCLYFVVFFVMEGVYVSAVFTKFAEGGWIPFAISFILAFIMFGWFYGRQRKTDYELTHKITFERLEELLADRSVNRVPGLCFFYTNIQDGLTPILGHYIKNMKSLHKVTVFTTLRYLLVPKVAPQDRIVIKKSNLKGVYCCMIQYGYADALNLEGDHFVDQVISSLARHIQKHQSQENLSDSEETEEETSNLEEARLAGVVHVRGKTRFYIGPNCNWFDKFVLSFYEVMHNNCRSGLPALGIPPQQRIEVGMLYEA